A section of the Chryseobacterium ginsenosidimutans genome encodes:
- the atpA gene encoding F0F1 ATP synthase subunit alpha, which yields MAEINPAEVSAILKQQLANFDTQSNVEEVGTVLTIGDGIARVYGLENVQYGELVKFSSDVEGIVLNLEEDNVGVALLGESKLVREGDTVKRTNRISSIKVGEGMLGRVVDTLGNPIDGKGPISGELYEMPLERKAPGVIFRQPVTEPLQTGIVAIDSMIPVGRGQRELIIGDRQTGKTTVAIDTIINQREFFDAGNPVYCIYVAIGQKASTVAQIVKTLSDKGALAYTVIVAANASDPVPMQVYSAMAGASIGEFFRDTGRPALIIYDDLSKQAVAYRELSLLLRRPPGREAYPGDVFYLHSRLLERAAKVIADDTIASQMNDLPESLRPIVKGGGSLTALPIIETQAGDVSAYIPTNVISITDGQIFLESDLFNSGVRPAINVGISVSRVGGNAQIKSMKKVSGTLKLDQAQYKELEAFAKFGSDLDASTLAVISKGERNVELLKQPVNSPLPVDSQVAMIYAGTENLMRNVPIKKVKEFQIEYIEFLRSKHPETMAALKAGKIDDSITGVLKQAANDLASKYN from the coding sequence ATGGCAGAAATAAATCCGGCAGAAGTATCTGCGATCTTAAAACAGCAATTGGCCAACTTCGATACTCAATCAAACGTTGAGGAAGTAGGTACAGTTTTAACCATCGGTGATGGTATTGCTCGTGTATACGGGTTAGAAAACGTACAATACGGAGAGTTGGTGAAATTTTCTAGTGATGTAGAAGGTATTGTACTTAACCTTGAAGAAGACAACGTAGGTGTTGCTCTACTTGGGGAAAGTAAACTAGTAAGAGAAGGAGATACCGTAAAAAGAACAAACAGAATCTCTTCTATCAAAGTAGGAGAAGGTATGTTGGGTAGAGTAGTTGATACTCTTGGTAATCCTATCGATGGTAAAGGTCCTATTTCTGGGGAATTATACGAAATGCCTTTGGAAAGAAAAGCTCCTGGAGTTATCTTCAGACAGCCCGTAACTGAGCCTTTACAAACAGGTATCGTTGCAATCGACTCTATGATCCCTGTAGGAAGAGGTCAGAGAGAGCTTATTATTGGTGACAGACAGACAGGTAAAACTACTGTTGCTATCGATACAATCATCAACCAAAGAGAATTTTTTGATGCAGGTAATCCTGTATATTGTATATATGTTGCTATCGGGCAAAAAGCTTCTACAGTAGCACAAATCGTTAAAACTCTTTCTGATAAAGGAGCTTTGGCATATACTGTAATCGTTGCTGCTAACGCATCAGATCCGGTTCCTATGCAGGTGTATTCTGCAATGGCAGGTGCATCTATCGGCGAGTTCTTCAGAGACACTGGTAGACCGGCATTGATTATTTATGATGATTTATCTAAACAAGCAGTAGCTTACCGTGAGCTTTCTCTATTATTGAGAAGACCACCGGGCCGTGAAGCTTATCCTGGAGACGTTTTCTATCTTCACTCAAGATTATTGGAAAGAGCAGCAAAAGTAATCGCTGATGATACTATTGCTAGCCAGATGAATGATTTACCTGAGTCTTTAAGACCAATCGTAAAAGGTGGTGGTTCATTAACGGCACTTCCAATTATCGAAACTCAAGCTGGTGACGTTTCTGCATATATTCCAACTAACGTAATCTCTATTACTGACGGACAGATCTTCTTGGAGTCTGATCTATTCAACTCAGGGGTTCGTCCGGCGATCAACGTTGGTATCTCTGTATCGAGAGTAGGAGGTAATGCTCAGATCAAATCAATGAAAAAAGTTTCTGGTACGCTAAAATTAGACCAGGCTCAGTATAAAGAATTAGAAGCGTTTGCTAAATTCGGTTCAGACCTTGATGCTTCTACTTTAGCGGTTATCTCTAAAGGGGAAAGAAACGTAGAGCTTCTTAAGCAGCCGGTAAATTCTCCTCTTCCTGTAGATAGCCAGGTTGCTATGATCTATGCAGGTACAGAGAACTTGATGAGAAACGTTCCTATCAAAAAAGTAAAAGAATTCCAAATCGAATATATCGAGTTCTTAAGATCTAAGCATCCTGAAACTATGGCTGCTCTTAAAGCTGGGAAAATCGATGATTCAATCACAGGTGTTCTTAAGCAGGCTGCTAATGATTTAGCTTCTAAATATAACTAA
- the atpG gene encoding ATP synthase F1 subunit gamma yields the protein MANLKEIRGRISSISSTMQITRAMKMVSAAKLKKAQDAIVMLRPYSEKLQELIQNVNSSSDPDQVSIYAQKREVKRVLFIAVTSNRGLAGAFNSNIVKELNVQFQNNAQYEVEVLSIGKKAYDAVRKTRTVYSNESAVFDNLNFDAVANVTEAVMSSFREGKFDEVYVIYNKFVNAATQEVTAEKLLPITMAEVNAAEPQVETDYIFEPNRAEILDNLIPKSIKTQVFKAVLDSVASEHGARMTAMHKATDNAQELKNDLVIFYNKARQAAITNEILEIVSGAEALKNS from the coding sequence ATGGCAAACTTAAAAGAAATACGAGGCAGAATCAGTTCAATTTCATCTACGATGCAAATTACACGTGCTATGAAAATGGTTTCCGCTGCGAAACTTAAAAAAGCACAGGATGCAATCGTAATGTTAAGACCTTATTCTGAAAAACTACAGGAGCTTATCCAGAATGTGAATTCTAGCTCAGATCCTGATCAGGTTTCTATTTATGCTCAAAAAAGAGAGGTTAAAAGAGTGCTTTTCATCGCTGTTACTTCCAACAGGGGTTTGGCAGGTGCATTCAACTCTAATATTGTGAAAGAACTGAACGTTCAGTTTCAAAATAATGCTCAATATGAAGTTGAAGTTCTTTCAATAGGTAAAAAAGCGTACGATGCTGTAAGAAAAACACGTACAGTGTATTCTAATGAAAGTGCTGTTTTTGATAATCTGAACTTTGATGCAGTTGCTAATGTTACTGAAGCGGTAATGAGCAGTTTCAGAGAAGGTAAATTTGACGAAGTTTATGTTATTTATAACAAATTCGTTAATGCTGCCACTCAGGAAGTTACTGCAGAAAAACTTCTTCCTATTACGATGGCTGAAGTTAACGCTGCAGAACCTCAGGTAGAAACAGATTATATTTTTGAGCCAAACAGAGCAGAAATCTTGGATAATTTGATTCCTAAATCTATTAAAACTCAGGTTTTCAAAGCTGTTTTAGATTCTGTAGCATCTGAGCACGGTGCAAGAATGACAGCAATGCACAAAGCAACGGATAATGCGCAGGAGCTGAAAAATGATCTTGTAATCTTCTACAACAAAGCAAGACAGGCTGCAATTACAAACGAGATCTTAGAGATCGTTTCAGGAGCAGAAGCCTTAAAGAATTCTTAA
- a CDS encoding hemolysin family protein, which translates to MDSDIVRLLLALFLVLLNGFFVAAEFSIVKVRYSQIQLKAAEGNSMAKQAEHIIKHLDEYLSATQLGITLASLALGWVGESALHHVVENTFHSLNIELAQTTITTISVVTSFVLITVMHIVFGELIPKSIAIRKSEATTMATAVPLRVFYTIFKPFIWLMNLMSNTFLRLVKIHPASEQEIHSTEELQLLVKQSADSGEIEEENYEIIKNAFDFTDHSAKQIMVPRQNITSIDFEEDINDIINKIMDSGYSRIPVYVDSIDNITGILYTKEIIREFVRRKGEINHEDLKELMRDAFFVVGSKKISDLLKIFQQKKQHLAIVIDEFGGTEGIITLEDILEELVGEIQDEEDDEEKIVDKIGHNTYWVQATQPLDEINEFLPKRLSLSEESEYNSLAGFILHALEDIPEENQEFDLENYHFKILKMNNKSVELVELVYDEPNNINDLADKIGEV; encoded by the coding sequence ATGGACTCGGACATAGTCAGGCTTTTGTTGGCATTATTTCTTGTATTATTAAATGGCTTTTTCGTAGCCGCAGAATTTTCGATTGTTAAAGTTCGTTATTCACAAATCCAGTTAAAAGCAGCCGAAGGTAACTCTATGGCAAAGCAGGCAGAGCATATCATCAAACATCTTGATGAGTATCTTTCTGCAACACAGCTTGGTATTACGTTAGCATCTCTTGCATTAGGTTGGGTGGGTGAAAGTGCCTTACATCACGTGGTGGAAAATACTTTCCATTCGTTGAATATTGAATTAGCCCAGACAACAATTACCACCATATCCGTGGTTACCAGTTTTGTATTAATCACCGTAATGCACATTGTATTTGGTGAACTTATCCCAAAATCTATTGCAATCCGAAAATCGGAAGCTACTACAATGGCGACTGCCGTGCCGTTGAGAGTTTTTTATACTATTTTCAAGCCATTTATCTGGTTGATGAATTTAATGTCTAATACTTTTTTAAGATTAGTAAAAATTCACCCGGCATCAGAGCAGGAAATTCACTCTACAGAAGAGCTTCAGCTTTTGGTAAAACAAAGTGCTGACAGTGGAGAAATAGAGGAAGAGAATTATGAGATCATCAAAAATGCATTTGATTTTACAGATCATTCTGCAAAACAGATCATGGTTCCGCGCCAGAACATTACATCAATTGATTTTGAGGAAGATATTAACGATATTATCAATAAAATCATGGACAGCGGGTATTCTCGTATTCCCGTCTATGTAGATTCAATCGATAACATCACCGGTATTTTATATACAAAAGAAATTATCCGTGAATTTGTCAGAAGAAAAGGCGAAATTAATCATGAAGATTTAAAAGAATTAATGCGTGATGCATTTTTCGTAGTCGGAAGCAAGAAAATTTCAGATTTATTGAAAATTTTCCAACAGAAAAAGCAGCATTTGGCCATTGTTATTGATGAATTTGGTGGTACAGAAGGTATTATCACGCTTGAAGATATTTTAGAAGAATTGGTAGGAGAAATTCAGGATGAAGAGGATGACGAAGAAAAGATTGTAGACAAAATAGGGCATAATACCTATTGGGTTCAGGCAACACAGCCTTTAGACGAGATTAATGAATTCTTGCCTAAAAGGTTATCTCTCTCGGAAGAAAGCGAGTACAATTCATTAGCAGGATTCATTCTCCATGCTCTGGAAGACATTCCGGAAGAAAATCAGGAGTTTGATCTTGAAAATTATCATTTTAAGATTCTAAAAATGAATAATAAAAGTGTGGAGTTGGTAGAGTTGGTGTATGATGAGCCAAATAATATAAATGACCTTGCAGATAAAATAGGAGAAGTTTAA
- a CDS encoding ATP-dependent Clp protease adaptor ClpS, with protein MIFYNSIKDYEDPKRQYEEEVLVLDDTDEIYKLVLHNDDIHTFDYVIDSLIEICKHTLEQAEQCTMLVHYKGKCTVKTGSIDILKPMHEKLISRELTSEIV; from the coding sequence ATGATTTTTTATAACAGTATAAAAGATTACGAAGATCCTAAACGTCAGTACGAAGAAGAAGTTCTCGTTTTAGACGATACGGACGAAATTTACAAATTGGTCTTACATAACGATGATATTCATACTTTCGATTATGTGATAGATTCTTTAATTGAAATTTGTAAGCATACGTTAGAACAAGCTGAGCAATGTACAATGCTGGTGCATTACAAAGGAAAATGCACGGTAAAAACCGGCTCAATTGATATTCTTAAACCAATGCACGAGAAATTAATTTCAAGAGAATTAACAAGCGAAATAGTATAA
- the udk gene encoding uridine kinase, with product MLVIGIAGGTGSGKTTVVDKILQQLDVEGMNILSQDNYYHDNHNLTLTEREALNYDHPKSIDFDLLIKHIKALKNNEPIEQPIYSFVTHSRTGDHVTVEPRNVLVVEGILVLTNKELLKEFDLKVFVHADSDERLIRRIRRDTQDRGRDLGEVLHRYQTTLKPMHQEFIEPSKNEADLIIPNMRQNSVAIDFLTTVIKNSLRKH from the coding sequence ATGCTTGTAATAGGAATTGCAGGAGGTACAGGATCCGGCAAAACTACGGTTGTTGACAAGATACTCCAACAGCTTGATGTAGAAGGAATGAATATCCTTTCTCAGGATAATTATTATCATGATAATCATAATCTTACACTTACGGAAAGAGAGGCTTTAAACTACGATCATCCAAAGTCTATCGATTTTGATTTATTAATAAAACACATAAAAGCTTTAAAGAATAATGAGCCGATTGAGCAGCCGATTTACAGCTTTGTTACGCATTCCAGAACCGGAGATCATGTAACTGTAGAACCTAGAAATGTATTGGTTGTAGAAGGAATTTTGGTGCTTACAAACAAAGAATTGTTAAAAGAATTTGATTTGAAAGTGTTTGTTCATGCAGATTCTGACGAAAGACTGATCCGAAGAATCCGAAGAGATACGCAGGACAGAGGAAGAGACCTGGGAGAAGTTTTGCACCGTTATCAGACGACTTTGAAGCCGATGCATCAGGAATTTATTGAGCCTTCAAAAAATGAAGCCGACCTTATTATTCCCAATATGAGGCAGAATTCCGTAGCGATTGATTTTTTAACTACTGTTATTAAAAATTCGTTGAGAAAACATTAA
- a CDS encoding FtsB family cell division protein, whose protein sequence is MKENKLIKDIQPKSETFKVIQKYFLNKYTITICMFLIWMIFFDKTSFLVINELNGEINKYEEQLQYYKTEYEKNDTFYKKLMNNKSEKEKYARENYFMKKPDEEIFILVVDSANVAKK, encoded by the coding sequence ATGAAAGAAAACAAACTTATTAAGGACATCCAGCCAAAGTCTGAAACTTTTAAAGTTATTCAAAAATATTTTTTGAATAAATACACCATTACGATCTGTATGTTTCTGATCTGGATGATTTTCTTTGATAAAACGTCGTTTTTGGTAATTAATGAGTTGAACGGTGAGATCAACAAATACGAAGAACAGCTACAATATTATAAAACGGAATACGAAAAAAATGATACGTTTTATAAAAAATTGATGAATAATAAATCTGAAAAAGAAAAATACGCAAGAGAAAATTATTTTATGAAAAAACCGGATGAAGAGATTTTTATTCTGGTGGTTGACAGCGCAAATGTTGCCAAGAAATAA
- a CDS encoding methylmalonyl-CoA mutase family protein yields MSNNTFPNWENLVKKQLKTDDIYSVLKKENLEGIDVKPFYDSVQKPLVNLPKIEESTHLVATYHESLEEDVFAFILDRNVENLEEKTIFVNNVDLAGHISPKEEDQYFSLVDVFDEKNAVIDNQLVKELLAKQFRRNICVDISLHQNAGASIYQQLGIALAKTKELVELYGPEILNKLIFKIAVGGNYFFEMAKLRAFKMVFNQLSKEYDLNEIPYIFAETSLRNKAVADSENNLIRSTLELASAMIGGADAVFSNNYLVDRSTDISEEISFKQQIVLAYESIINVFEDASNGSYYVEDITQQIAEKSWAFFVEIEETGGYLELLKQGIIQKKIYDHAIEEQKWVEEGKIKLIGVNLYPKLDVKKSVDDLYNEKEIKAVRWAEMFE; encoded by the coding sequence ATGTCAAATAATACATTTCCAAACTGGGAAAATTTAGTAAAAAAACAACTTAAAACCGACGATATTTATTCTGTTCTGAAAAAAGAAAATTTAGAAGGGATCGATGTGAAACCTTTCTATGATTCAGTTCAGAAACCTTTGGTAAACCTCCCGAAAATTGAAGAAAGTACCCACTTGGTTGCCACATATCACGAAAGTCTGGAAGAAGATGTTTTTGCATTTATTCTAGACCGAAATGTAGAAAATCTTGAAGAGAAAACAATTTTCGTTAATAATGTTGATTTGGCAGGACACATCAGTCCGAAGGAAGAAGATCAGTATTTTTCATTAGTAGATGTTTTTGATGAAAAAAATGCTGTGATTGACAATCAGTTGGTGAAAGAATTATTAGCAAAACAATTCAGAAGAAATATTTGTGTAGATATTTCTCTTCATCAGAATGCGGGAGCTTCAATTTACCAGCAATTAGGGATTGCTTTGGCAAAAACAAAAGAATTGGTTGAATTGTATGGCCCTGAGATTTTAAATAAATTGATTTTCAAAATTGCTGTCGGAGGAAATTACTTCTTTGAAATGGCGAAATTGAGAGCTTTTAAGATGGTTTTCAATCAACTTTCAAAAGAATATGATTTAAACGAGATTCCATATATTTTTGCAGAAACTTCTTTGAGAAATAAGGCTGTTGCTGACAGTGAAAATAATCTGATCCGCTCGACTTTAGAATTGGCTTCTGCAATGATTGGCGGAGCTGATGCAGTTTTCAGTAATAATTATCTGGTTGACAGAAGTACAGATATTTCGGAAGAAATTTCTTTCAAGCAACAGATTGTTTTGGCTTACGAAAGTATCATCAATGTTTTTGAAGATGCTTCAAACGGAAGTTATTATGTTGAAGACATCACACAGCAAATCGCGGAAAAATCTTGGGCGTTTTTTGTTGAAATTGAAGAAACAGGAGGTTATCTGGAACTTTTAAAACAAGGAATTATCCAGAAAAAGATATACGATCATGCTATTGAAGAACAAAAATGGGTTGAAGAAGGGAAAATAAAGCTGATCGGAGTTAATTTATATCCAAAATTAGACGTTAAAAAATCAGTTGATGATCTTTACAATGAAAAAGAAATAAAAGCCGTTCGTTGGGCTGAAATGTTTGAGTAA
- a CDS encoding DinB family protein, producing the protein MKEKLVDLFEYTYHFNKEMITVISENLEKIDEKTISLINHTLNAQQVWNSRILGEKSFEVWQINPFENLEEINYQNYLKSIQIVENSDFDQRVEYHNSKGTKFENTIFEMLFQAINHSTYHRGQINSLLKQSDIDPILTDYIFYKR; encoded by the coding sequence ATGAAAGAAAAACTGGTTGATTTATTTGAATATACCTATCATTTCAACAAAGAAATGATTACAGTTATTTCTGAAAATCTTGAAAAGATTGATGAAAAAACAATCAGTTTAATTAATCATACGTTGAATGCTCAGCAGGTTTGGAATTCAAGGATTTTGGGTGAAAAATCTTTTGAAGTCTGGCAAATTAATCCGTTTGAAAATTTAGAAGAAATTAATTATCAAAATTATTTGAAAAGTATTCAGATTGTTGAAAATTCAGATTTCGACCAAAGAGTTGAGTATCATAATTCAAAAGGCACTAAATTTGAAAACACTATTTTTGAGATGCTTTTTCAGGCGATCAATCATTCAACTTATCACAGAGGACAGATCAATTCGTTGCTGAAACAAAGCGACATTGATCCTATATTGACCGATTATATTTTTTATAAAAGATAA
- a CDS encoding class I SAM-dependent methyltransferase: MVKEVLKEEIQKYINANLHVDLHSLLLKKSPFPEVSIQEIVQQIKGKQVAQKKFPFLLKEGIIFPPQLNLEQSSSEKTALYKSEILKGKKFIDLTSGFGIDAYYLSQNFEDVTLVEQNSELLEIVENNWHILGKKATFINQKLENFLNKNKETFDVIYLDPARRDQNKNKVFLLEDLSPNIIEIQKKLLSISNKVVIKLSPLIDLKYLISVLPNIVRIEIIAVKNDVKEVVIFLSNENSGQIICNCVNLENEESNFTFKFGEEENAHAEYSEPEKFIYIPNNSILKAGIFNLISEKFKLKKLHPNSHFYTSNDKLYNFPGRVFEIEVIDAKQIKKKSQFNIISKNYPLKPEEIKKKYGLKDGGKSYLIFTQSKKGKIILKSV, encoded by the coding sequence GTGGTTAAAGAAGTTTTAAAAGAAGAAATTCAAAAATATATCAACGCAAATCTACACGTAGATCTGCACTCATTACTATTAAAAAAATCCCCGTTTCCAGAAGTTTCAATACAGGAAATTGTTCAGCAGATCAAAGGAAAACAGGTCGCCCAGAAAAAGTTTCCATTTTTATTAAAGGAAGGAATTATTTTTCCACCACAATTAAATTTAGAACAATCTTCATCTGAAAAAACAGCACTTTACAAATCGGAAATTTTAAAAGGAAAAAAGTTTATTGATCTGACAAGCGGTTTCGGAATTGATGCGTACTATTTATCTCAAAATTTTGAAGATGTTACTTTGGTTGAACAAAATTCAGAACTTTTAGAAATTGTTGAAAATAACTGGCATATTTTAGGTAAAAAAGCAACATTTATCAATCAGAAACTGGAAAATTTTTTAAATAAAAATAAAGAAACATTTGATGTCATTTATCTTGATCCGGCTCGAAGAGATCAGAATAAAAATAAAGTCTTTCTTTTGGAAGATTTATCACCAAATATAATAGAAATTCAGAAAAAGCTGCTTTCTATTTCAAATAAAGTGGTAATAAAATTATCGCCGTTAATCGATTTAAAATATCTGATTTCAGTATTGCCAAATATTGTCAGAATTGAAATTATTGCAGTTAAAAATGATGTAAAAGAAGTGGTCATCTTCTTGTCAAATGAAAATTCGGGACAAATTATTTGCAATTGCGTGAATCTCGAAAATGAAGAATCGAATTTTACTTTTAAGTTTGGAGAAGAAGAAAATGCTCATGCAGAATATTCTGAACCAGAAAAGTTTATTTATATTCCCAATAATTCTATTTTAAAAGCGGGAATTTTCAATTTAATTTCAGAAAAATTTAAGTTAAAAAAACTTCATCCAAATTCTCATTTTTATACCTCAAATGATAAATTATATAACTTTCCCGGAAGAGTTTTTGAAATAGAAGTGATTGATGCTAAGCAGATTAAAAAGAAAAGTCAGTTTAATATTATTTCAAAAAATTATCCATTAAAACCGGAAGAGATCAAGAAAAAGTATGGCTTAAAAGATGGTGGAAAAAGTTATCTTATTTTTACACAATCCAAAAAAGGTAAAATAATATTAAAATCAGTATAA
- a CDS encoding dipeptidase — MQETLNYINENKQRFVDELFELLRIPSISADPAYKNDVLKCADVVAEYLKNAGADNVEVCQTKGYPIVYGDKILDKSLPTVLVYGHYDVQPADPLELWTKPPFEPYIEKTELHPDGAIFARGSADDKGQFFMHLKAFEAMMKTNALPCNVKFILEGEEEVGSVSLGDFVNENKEKLSCDCILISDTHIYSNEQPTVTTGLRGLSYVEVEIEGPNRDLHSGLYGGAVPNPIHVLSRMIAKLIDEDGHITIDGFYDNVEAVSDADRADMNKLKDNPEEFKKSIGLSGVEGEKGYTTLERTSIRPTLDCNGIWGGYTGEGAKTVIPSKASAKISMRLVPYQTPEEITEKFTKYFEKIAPENVKVKVTPHHGGMPYVLPTDTKEFLAAKQAMETAFGKEVLPYRGGGSIPITAMFEQVLGAKSVLMGFGLDSDAIHSPNEHYGLFNFYKGIESIPLFFENYSK; from the coding sequence ATGCAAGAGACATTAAATTACATCAACGAAAACAAACAACGTTTCGTAGATGAATTATTTGAATTATTGAGAATTCCTTCTATTTCTGCAGATCCTGCCTATAAAAATGATGTATTAAAATGTGCAGATGTTGTAGCAGAATATCTTAAAAATGCAGGTGCCGACAATGTAGAAGTTTGCCAGACAAAGGGATATCCCATCGTTTATGGGGATAAAATTTTAGATAAAAGCTTACCGACGGTTTTGGTTTATGGGCATTACGATGTTCAGCCTGCTGATCCGTTAGAATTGTGGACAAAACCACCTTTCGAGCCTTATATTGAGAAAACTGAGCTTCATCCGGATGGGGCAATTTTTGCTAGAGGTTCTGCGGATGATAAAGGCCAGTTCTTCATGCATTTAAAGGCTTTTGAAGCGATGATGAAGACGAATGCTCTTCCTTGTAATGTTAAATTTATTTTGGAAGGTGAAGAGGAAGTTGGTTCTGTAAGTTTAGGAGATTTTGTTAATGAAAATAAAGAGAAATTATCTTGCGATTGTATTTTAATTTCCGATACTCATATTTACAGTAATGAGCAACCGACTGTTACAACAGGTCTAAGAGGTTTAAGTTATGTAGAAGTTGAAATTGAAGGTCCGAACAGAGATTTACATTCAGGGCTTTACGGTGGCGCGGTTCCAAACCCGATTCATGTGCTTTCAAGAATGATTGCTAAGCTGATTGATGAAGATGGCCATATAACTATCGACGGATTCTACGATAACGTAGAAGCTGTTTCTGATGCCGACAGAGCAGATATGAATAAACTGAAAGATAATCCTGAAGAATTCAAAAAATCTATCGGATTGAGTGGAGTTGAAGGTGAAAAAGGATATACAACGTTGGAAAGAACATCTATCCGTCCGACTTTAGACTGCAACGGAATTTGGGGCGGTTATACAGGAGAAGGTGCAAAAACAGTGATTCCTTCTAAAGCTTCCGCTAAGATTTCAATGCGTTTGGTTCCTTATCAGACTCCGGAAGAGATTACAGAGAAATTCACGAAATATTTTGAAAAAATTGCTCCTGAAAATGTAAAAGTGAAAGTTACGCCACATCACGGAGGAATGCCTTATGTTTTACCAACGGATACAAAGGAGTTCTTGGCTGCAAAACAGGCGATGGAAACTGCTTTCGGTAAAGAAGTTCTTCCTTACAGAGGTGGCGGAAGTATTCCTATTACTGCAATGTTCGAACAGGTTTTAGGAGCTAAATCTGTATTAATGGGCTTCGGATTAGATTCTGATGCGATCCATTCCCCGAATGAGCATTACGGATTATTCAATTTTTATAAGGGAATTGAGAGTATTCCTTTGTTTTTTGAGAATTATTCAAAATAA
- a CDS encoding T9SS type A sorting domain-containing protein, which yields MKKNLLSLLALAVAGLMNSQVITQNSTPNTVAATGAVSCASSSTSTDYYTADNSYLRLFKLSDYGINYNYRITNIAFGVQLASKTVSGSSTNVGGAFPVEVWLYTTSGTTPGAGMTSVSGTNPLTTVSVSSANNGAMVNTGTSVNQVIPAGSNFVVEVWHDGNTDHDGTAANPFERFYMGTNAGAQTGLSYLSSETCGILTPIATGTGALASFASARWVMTITGQNSTLGTTEVINSRDLQIYPNPVKDILRFKFGNNLKSESIEIYDLNGRALTSISNSKNVNEVNMSSFVKGNYVLRVKASDGKVYIEKIIKE from the coding sequence ATGAAAAAAAATCTACTTTCTCTGCTGGCTTTGGCTGTAGCAGGTCTTATGAATTCACAAGTTATTACACAGAATTCAACACCTAATACAGTTGCTGCGACAGGTGCAGTTTCTTGTGCGAGTAGCTCTACAAGCACTGATTATTATACTGCTGATAACTCTTATTTAAGACTGTTTAAGCTGTCAGATTATGGCATTAATTACAATTACAGAATCACCAATATTGCTTTTGGTGTGCAATTGGCATCAAAAACAGTTTCAGGAAGTTCTACAAATGTTGGAGGTGCTTTTCCTGTTGAAGTTTGGCTTTATACTACATCGGGTACTACACCGGGTGCAGGTATGACTTCGGTTTCTGGAACTAATCCACTTACTACTGTAAGTGTTTCTTCTGCTAATAACGGAGCAATGGTAAATACCGGTACAAGCGTAAATCAAGTTATTCCTGCAGGAAGTAATTTTGTTGTTGAAGTCTGGCATGATGGTAATACAGATCATGATGGTACGGCTGCGAACCCATTTGAAAGGTTTTATATGGGAACTAATGCAGGAGCTCAAACAGGACTATCTTATTTATCATCAGAAACGTGTGGTATTTTGACACCTATAGCAACTGGGACGGGAGCTTTAGCATCTTTTGCTTCGGCTAGATGGGTAATGACGATTACAGGACAAAATTCTACTTTAGGAACTACTGAAGTTATTAATTCAAGAGATTTACAGATTTATCCAAATCCTGTTAAAGATATCTTGAGATTTAAGTTTGGAAATAATTTAAAGTCTGAATCAATAGAAATTTATGATTTAAATGGCAGAGCTCTTACTTCAATAAGCAACAGTAAAAATGTGAATGAAGTAAATATGTCTTCTTTTGTGAAAGGTAATTATGTATTAAGAGTTAAAGCCAGTGATGGTAAAGTATATATAGAAAAAATCATTAAAGAATAA